The proteins below come from a single Gimesia chilikensis genomic window:
- a CDS encoding hydantoinase B/oxoprolinase family protein has product MDQIEKKWEFWIDVGGTFTDCIARSPRNEFIPFKTLSSGITKGRIQEIPDPTIIIDPSRQGNPADFWQEYQIVFLNEAGQPVHSAQVTSFDTTTGSLQFTPGLPESVSVSSGYELSSGEEAPVLAIRWILGLKKSEPISNVIVKLGTTRGTNALLTRNGARTAFITTKGFADVLLIGNQDRPRLFDLVIQKPEPLFESTVEINERIDSEGNVLQPPDPQIIRQQLAELKATGVESLAICLLHSFANLEHEELVARLAEEAGFDEISVSSRLSPLIKIVSRGDTTVMDAYLNPILKDYIKKLRTPLENCELKLMTSAGGLVDASHFVGKDSILSGPAGGVIGYSRVAEIAGFPRSIGFDMGGTSTDVSRFDGVYEREFETRKAGVRIVAPMLSIETVAAGGGSICGFDGIKLHVGPASAGADPGPACYGRGGPLTVTDLNLFLGKILPSRFPFALDHGAVEQRLTTICEEIAASPMGKAYTPLELAEGFLQIANANMVRAIRNISVARGYDPADYVLVSFGGAGSQHTCAIARSLGIHEVLIHPYSGILSAFGIGQADVRRFGQQSVLETWSDELQQELQNRFSALDQSVYGEVRAEGIPPERIKAPEHSLEMRYLGTDATIQVRCQQGLDERTQFEQEHQRLYGYKHTARDIEVTALRTEIVGLMEEPHLPAREPVSRTPQPVETTTAYFQGQAQETAVYLRENLQPGDQLAGPAIICEAISTVIIDPGFTAEILSRGETLMRETSPQSGGHADISTEADPVMLEIFNNLFASIAEQMGITLQKTSISTNVKERLDFSCAVFSATGDLVVNAPHIPVHLGAMSETVKRIIADNPDLGPGDVFVTNDPYRGGSHLPDVTVITPVHHPESGELVFFTASRAHHAEIGGIVPGSMPPFSKTLADEGVLIRNFKLVDHGTSREAELRDLLLSGEHPSRSVADNLSDVSAQVAANNCGVTLLNDLVHRYSLPVVQAYMKHIQQAATEKMQLALAAIEDGDYSFTDHLDNGAPLCVKISIQGSRAVVDFTGTGPVLETNLNANRAIVNAAVLYVFRCLIQEDIPLNSGVLAPVEIILPECFLNPPERDSPAECAAMVGGNVETSQRTVDTLLGALGKAAASQGTMNNLTFGDETFGYYETICGGSGATADSAGTDAVHTHMTNTRLTDAEIIERRYPVRLHEFSIRTGSGGAGQYPGGAGIVRRIEFLKPLRISLLSERRGDYAPFGLDGGEPGQIGENLLQKAGTTTEESLGGKLSISVDAGDTLTIKTPGGGGYGTPGNTPAK; this is encoded by the coding sequence ATGGATCAGATCGAAAAAAAGTGGGAATTCTGGATCGATGTAGGCGGCACCTTCACAGACTGTATTGCCCGCTCTCCCCGAAATGAGTTCATCCCCTTTAAGACTCTTAGTTCGGGTATCACGAAAGGTCGTATACAGGAAATCCCTGATCCCACGATCATTATCGATCCTTCCCGGCAGGGTAATCCGGCAGACTTCTGGCAGGAATACCAGATCGTATTTCTGAATGAAGCGGGACAGCCCGTGCATTCGGCACAAGTAACTTCCTTTGACACCACCACCGGTTCCCTGCAATTCACCCCCGGCCTGCCTGAGTCTGTTTCTGTCTCTTCCGGTTATGAACTTTCATCCGGTGAAGAAGCACCGGTTCTCGCTATCCGCTGGATCCTCGGCCTCAAGAAATCCGAACCAATTTCCAATGTCATTGTGAAACTCGGCACGACACGCGGCACCAATGCTCTGCTCACCCGTAACGGTGCCCGCACCGCCTTCATTACCACCAAAGGCTTCGCAGATGTGCTCCTGATTGGGAACCAGGATCGCCCCCGACTATTCGATCTTGTGATCCAGAAACCGGAGCCCCTGTTCGAAAGCACGGTCGAAATCAATGAGCGAATCGACTCTGAGGGGAATGTTCTCCAGCCCCCTGACCCGCAAATCATCCGCCAGCAGTTAGCAGAACTCAAAGCGACCGGTGTCGAATCTCTGGCGATCTGCCTGCTGCATTCTTTTGCCAACCTGGAGCATGAAGAACTCGTCGCCCGACTCGCAGAAGAAGCAGGCTTTGATGAAATCAGTGTTTCCAGCCGACTTTCGCCACTGATCAAAATTGTCTCCCGCGGTGACACGACAGTCATGGACGCCTATCTGAATCCGATCCTCAAGGACTACATCAAGAAGCTCCGCACTCCTCTGGAAAATTGCGAACTTAAACTGATGACCTCCGCCGGCGGTCTGGTTGACGCTTCGCATTTCGTTGGTAAGGACAGTATCCTCTCGGGCCCCGCTGGAGGTGTGATTGGTTATTCCCGCGTCGCGGAGATTGCCGGTTTCCCCCGTTCTATCGGCTTCGATATGGGAGGCACCAGCACCGATGTCTCCCGCTTTGATGGCGTTTATGAGCGGGAATTCGAAACCCGTAAAGCAGGTGTGCGGATTGTTGCCCCGATGCTGAGTATCGAAACTGTCGCAGCCGGTGGGGGAAGTATCTGCGGATTTGATGGCATCAAGCTGCACGTCGGTCCCGCCAGCGCAGGCGCGGATCCAGGCCCTGCCTGCTATGGACGAGGCGGCCCGCTGACAGTGACTGACCTGAATCTGTTCCTCGGAAAGATTCTCCCGAGCCGATTCCCGTTTGCTCTCGATCATGGTGCGGTCGAACAGCGTCTGACGACGATCTGCGAGGAAATCGCTGCCTCCCCGATGGGCAAAGCATACACTCCCCTCGAACTGGCTGAGGGGTTCCTGCAGATCGCGAATGCCAACATGGTACGTGCGATCCGCAACATTTCCGTAGCCCGTGGTTACGATCCTGCTGACTACGTGCTGGTCAGTTTTGGCGGCGCCGGTTCTCAACACACGTGTGCCATCGCCCGTTCGCTGGGAATCCATGAAGTACTGATCCATCCTTATTCCGGTATCCTCAGTGCCTTTGGTATCGGCCAGGCCGATGTACGCCGTTTTGGTCAGCAGTCGGTTCTTGAGACCTGGTCAGATGAATTACAGCAGGAACTGCAGAACCGTTTTTCAGCACTCGACCAGAGCGTTTACGGTGAAGTCCGCGCGGAAGGCATCCCTCCGGAACGAATCAAAGCCCCCGAGCATTCCCTTGAGATGCGTTACCTGGGCACCGACGCCACGATTCAAGTTCGTTGCCAGCAGGGACTGGATGAGCGCACGCAGTTCGAACAGGAACATCAGCGACTCTATGGCTACAAACACACGGCGCGCGACATTGAGGTCACTGCACTCCGTACGGAAATCGTCGGACTGATGGAAGAGCCCCATTTACCCGCCAGGGAGCCGGTCTCGCGTACCCCTCAACCTGTCGAAACGACAACAGCCTATTTTCAGGGACAGGCTCAGGAGACCGCCGTTTATCTGCGGGAAAACCTGCAGCCCGGCGATCAGCTCGCAGGCCCTGCGATTATCTGTGAAGCGATCTCGACGGTGATTATCGATCCCGGCTTCACCGCAGAGATTCTGTCTCGTGGAGAAACGTTGATGCGGGAGACCTCACCGCAGTCAGGCGGCCATGCGGATATCAGCACCGAAGCCGATCCGGTCATGCTGGAAATCTTCAACAACCTGTTCGCGTCCATTGCCGAGCAGATGGGAATCACTCTGCAGAAAACATCGATTTCCACCAACGTCAAAGAGAGACTGGACTTCAGTTGTGCGGTCTTCTCCGCAACGGGAGACCTCGTCGTAAATGCGCCACATATCCCCGTTCACCTGGGTGCCATGAGTGAAACGGTAAAGCGGATCATCGCCGATAATCCGGACCTGGGACCGGGAGATGTGTTCGTGACCAACGATCCGTATCGAGGCGGCTCCCATCTGCCCGACGTAACGGTAATCACTCCCGTGCATCATCCGGAAAGCGGAGAACTGGTATTTTTTACTGCCAGCCGCGCACATCATGCAGAGATTGGTGGAATTGTCCCCGGAAGTATGCCCCCCTTCTCTAAGACTCTGGCCGATGAAGGTGTATTGATTCGAAACTTCAAACTGGTCGACCATGGCACCTCCCGTGAAGCGGAACTCCGCGATCTATTACTTTCTGGCGAACATCCTTCACGTTCGGTAGCTGACAACCTGTCGGATGTCTCCGCGCAGGTTGCGGCGAATAATTGTGGTGTCACTTTGCTGAATGATCTTGTGCATCGCTATTCACTGCCGGTCGTCCAGGCTTACATGAAACACATTCAGCAGGCAGCCACCGAAAAGATGCAGCTCGCACTCGCCGCGATTGAAGACGGCGACTATTCGTTTACCGATCATCTTGATAATGGGGCGCCGCTCTGTGTGAAAATCTCCATTCAGGGGAGTCGTGCCGTTGTCGATTTCACTGGCACCGGACCGGTGTTGGAGACCAACCTGAATGCGAATCGCGCCATTGTGAACGCGGCAGTGCTCTATGTCTTTCGCTGCCTGATCCAGGAAGACATTCCGCTCAATAGCGGCGTACTGGCTCCGGTCGAAATCATACTTCCTGAATGCTTCCTGAATCCTCCAGAACGGGATTCTCCCGCCGAATGTGCCGCGATGGTGGGAGGCAACGTCGAAACATCCCAGCGAACCGTCGATACCCTGCTCGGAGCGCTGGGCAAAGCTGCTGCCAGCCAGGGAACGATGAATAATCTCACTTTCGGCGATGAGACATTCGGCTACTACGAAACCATCTGTGGTGGTAGTGGCGCAACCGCAGACAGCGCTGGTACTGACGCCGTCCACACGCATATGACCAATACCCGACTGACCGATGCCGAGATTATCGAACGCCGCTACCCGGTCAGGCTGCATGAATTCTCGATCCGCACTGGATCTGGAGGGGCAGGTCAATACCCGGGAGGAGCCGGCATCGTTCGACGGATCGAATTCCTCAAACCGCTGCGAATCTCACTGCTGTCTGAACGACGGGGCGATTACGCTCCCTTCGGCCTGGATGGAGGAGAACCGGGACAGATCGGCGAGAACCTGCTGCAGAAAGCAGGCACGACGACCGAGGAATCGCTGGGAGGGAAACTCTCCATTTCTGTAGATGCGGGCGATACACTGACCATCAAAACGCCAGGTGGCGGTGGCTACGGGACACCCGGTAACACACCAGCAAAGTGA
- a CDS encoding peptidylprolyl isomerase: MSQNRRAEVDAALADVDFDKFDYQVVFETTKGTIRMDLYPDVAPGHCKNLIGLTKIGFYDGIIFHRVIPDFVIQVGCPQGTGTGGPGYTIDAEFNNIPHETGVLSMARTSDPNSAGSQFFICLGRVPHLDNSYTVFGRTSDKESEAVVLEIGNVETDHGDRPLDEVKITGSEVIAKEK, encoded by the coding sequence GTGTCTCAAAACCGTCGCGCCGAAGTTGATGCCGCGTTGGCTGATGTTGATTTCGACAAGTTTGATTACCAGGTCGTCTTTGAAACCACTAAGGGAACCATTCGCATGGACCTCTATCCCGATGTGGCTCCCGGGCACTGCAAGAACCTGATCGGACTGACAAAAATCGGATTCTATGACGGGATTATCTTCCACCGCGTTATTCCCGATTTCGTGATCCAGGTAGGCTGCCCCCAGGGAACAGGCACCGGTGGTCCGGGTTACACGATCGACGCGGAATTCAACAATATTCCCCACGAAACCGGCGTGCTCTCGATGGCCCGCACCAGTGACCCGAATTCCGCTGGTTCTCAGTTCTTCATCTGCCTGGGCCGCGTACCTCACCTGGACAACTCCTATACTGTCTTTGGTAGAACCAGCGACAAAGAGAGCGAAGCTGTCGTACTCGAAATCGGTAATGTCGAAACCGACCACGGCGATCGCCCGCTGGATGAAGTTAAAATCACGGGATCCGAAGTGATCGCCAAGGAAAAATAA
- a CDS encoding putative hydro-lyase, with protein sequence MSIDRASLLTGAAVREACRTGQFSGQTSGLAPGFAQANLVILREAEAAHFREFCAKNPKPCPVLEVTEAGNPCPRQSTPDADLRTDLPRYRVWESGELVEEPTSISHLWQNDLVAFLIGCSFTFEAEMIRAGLPVRHIDLGVNVPMYRTNVPCESAGIFSGPLVVSMRPFLPANAIRAIQITGRFPAVHGEPVHLGFPDQLGITDLSQPDFGDPVPVHEGELPVFWACGVTPQTVLMEAKPEFAITHSPGCMFVTDWKDEQLATR encoded by the coding sequence ATGAGCATTGATCGTGCTTCACTGTTAACCGGTGCGGCTGTGCGTGAAGCCTGCCGCACCGGTCAGTTCTCCGGGCAGACCTCGGGACTGGCTCCCGGGTTCGCCCAGGCGAATCTGGTGATTCTTCGTGAAGCCGAGGCAGCTCACTTTCGCGAGTTCTGTGCGAAAAACCCGAAACCCTGCCCTGTCCTGGAAGTGACGGAGGCCGGCAATCCCTGCCCGCGGCAGTCGACTCCCGACGCTGACCTCAGGACTGACCTGCCCCGCTACCGTGTCTGGGAATCGGGTGAACTGGTAGAAGAACCGACGAGCATCTCCCACCTCTGGCAAAACGACCTGGTGGCATTTCTCATTGGGTGCTCATTCACCTTCGAAGCAGAAATGATTCGTGCAGGGCTGCCTGTCAGACACATCGACCTGGGCGTTAACGTCCCCATGTATCGTACGAATGTGCCTTGTGAATCAGCGGGGATCTTTTCGGGTCCACTGGTTGTTTCCATGCGTCCCTTTCTCCCGGCCAATGCAATTCGCGCGATCCAGATTACCGGGCGTTTCCCGGCTGTCCATGGGGAACCTGTGCATCTGGGGTTTCCTGATCAGCTGGGAATTACCGATTTGAGCCAGCCCGATTTTGGAGATCCCGTTCCGGTCCATGAGGGAGAATTACCCGTCTTCTGGGCCTGTGGTGTAACGCCGCAAACGGTGTTGATGGAAGCGAAGCCGGAATTTGCGATCACGCACAGTCCCGGCTGCATGTTCGTTACTGACTGGAAAGACGAACAACTGGCCACGCGCTAA
- a CDS encoding dihydrodipicolinate synthase family protein, with translation MTIDLSTQLKGVLPPVITPLTSERRLDAASAESVYRFMLKQGAHGLFLFGTSGEGPLLCEPDREEATDIAVKAVDGSVPLLVGVIAPGTEQIIAQAKVAKAQGADAVVVCPPYYYPASQKDMLVHYRTIREAVDIPIFAYDIPVMTKIKIELDTLMTLGKEGTIIGVKDSSGDAVGFHRLVASKPPGMKLFTGAEMLVHAVMMAGADGTVPGLANVGPELFVQLYEAAAAGNHQEAVRLQEAIVRLFEVFVCPDGTMNVGYIIGSMKTALRLRGIIENDTLFHPFPACTPELIERTETIMKEVGCL, from the coding sequence ATGACAATTGATCTTTCCACTCAACTGAAGGGAGTGCTCCCTCCGGTCATTACACCACTGACGTCCGAACGCAGGCTGGATGCAGCGTCAGCAGAATCCGTCTACCGTTTCATGCTGAAGCAGGGCGCGCATGGACTGTTCCTGTTCGGCACTTCAGGTGAAGGCCCCCTGCTCTGCGAACCAGATCGGGAAGAGGCCACCGATATCGCGGTGAAAGCGGTGGACGGCAGCGTCCCCTTGCTGGTGGGCGTGATTGCCCCTGGAACCGAACAGATTATCGCACAGGCCAAGGTCGCCAAAGCGCAGGGTGCGGATGCAGTTGTTGTCTGCCCTCCTTATTACTATCCGGCGAGCCAGAAAGACATGCTCGTCCACTACCGCACAATTCGGGAAGCGGTCGACATTCCGATCTTTGCTTATGACATCCCTGTCATGACGAAAATAAAAATCGAACTCGACACCCTGATGACGCTCGGCAAAGAAGGCACGATCATCGGAGTCAAAGATTCCAGCGGTGATGCCGTCGGCTTTCATCGACTTGTTGCCAGCAAGCCTCCCGGAATGAAGCTCTTCACCGGAGCGGAGATGCTGGTCCATGCCGTCATGATGGCAGGAGCTGACGGCACTGTTCCCGGTCTGGCAAACGTAGGCCCAGAACTGTTCGTACAACTCTATGAAGCTGCTGCTGCAGGCAATCACCAGGAAGCGGTTCGTCTTCAGGAAGCCATCGTCAGATTGTTTGAAGTCTTCGTTTGCCCCGACGGAACCATGAATGTAGGCTACATCATAGGCTCGATGAAAACCGCACTGCGTCTCCGCGGCATCATTGAGAATGATACACTGTTTCATCCGTTCCCTGCCTGCACTCCCGAACTGATCGAGCGCACCGAAACAATTATGAAAGAAGTCGGCTGTCTCTGA
- the mch gene encoding methenyltetrahydromethanopterin cyclohydrolase, producing MSGVLNERACQLTEQLLARSGELKVFPHALENGAIVVDCGIETSAGIQAGLLLARICMADLGEVKLVPGELDGLPLPYLQVQTDHAVESCLLSQYAGWKIDVGKFFAMGSGPMRAAAEVEDLYRILAFGESPEKTVGVLESNTLPDINVVDKIAQSTGVDPKNIMLLVAPTSSIAGNIQVIARSVETAMHKLFEIKFDVHRVQAGFGTAPLAPVAKDHLTGIGRTNDAILYGSAVTLWVVGDDESLQEIGPSLPSCSAACYGKPFLDVFAEANHDFYEIDPSFFSPAVVTLQNLETGNVFRFGEMNPDLLKQSFGL from the coding sequence ATGAGCGGTGTTTTAAACGAACGGGCGTGTCAGCTGACAGAACAGCTGCTGGCCAGGTCCGGCGAACTGAAAGTCTTTCCGCATGCCCTGGAGAACGGCGCCATTGTCGTCGATTGCGGCATAGAAACATCGGCGGGAATCCAGGCAGGCCTGCTCCTGGCAAGGATCTGTATGGCGGACCTGGGCGAAGTAAAACTGGTTCCCGGTGAACTCGACGGTCTGCCGCTCCCCTATCTACAGGTGCAGACTGATCATGCCGTCGAATCCTGCCTGCTCAGTCAGTACGCTGGCTGGAAAATTGATGTAGGTAAATTCTTCGCTATGGGCTCCGGTCCGATGCGAGCTGCTGCTGAAGTCGAAGATCTATACCGGATTCTTGCTTTTGGTGAGTCACCTGAGAAAACGGTAGGCGTTCTGGAATCCAATACACTGCCCGACATCAACGTGGTCGATAAAATTGCACAATCGACGGGCGTCGATCCGAAGAACATCATGCTTCTGGTTGCTCCCACCTCGAGCATCGCCGGTAACATTCAGGTGATTGCCCGCTCGGTAGAGACGGCTATGCATAAACTGTTTGAAATCAAGTTTGATGTGCATCGTGTCCAGGCGGGCTTCGGTACCGCACCACTGGCACCTGTCGCCAAAGATCACCTGACGGGTATCGGACGTACCAATGATGCGATTCTATATGGCAGTGCCGTCACACTCTGGGTGGTCGGCGACGACGAATCGCTGCAGGAGATCGGCCCTTCGCTCCCCTCCTGTTCGGCAGCCTGTTATGGCAAACCTTTTCTGGATGTCTTCGCTGAGGCCAACCATGACTTTTATGAAATCGACCCGAGTTTCTTCAGCCCTGCTGTCGTTACGTTGCAGAACCTCGAAACCGGTAATGTCTTTCGGTTCGGCGAGATGAATCCCGATTTGCTCAAGCAGAGCTTCGGACTCTGA
- a CDS encoding ATP-grasp domain-containing protein: MRIAILGNQGSWYCRELQQAAEARGHLSCTLEFHDLAAWLPGLSAEQFNSYDADECQIDLNQFDALIIRTMPPGSLEQVIFRMDLLGRLEQAGVTVFNTPRAIECAVDKYLTTSRLSASGLPVPATAVCESSAAAMQRFEDLGGDVVVKPLFGSEGRGIFRISDPDLAYRSFRTLERTQAVIYLQRYIPHPGYDLRILILNGSVVGAIRRHNQTDFRTNISRQGRAEAYSPTEFEVQLALRACELTQAEFAGVDLLTPVDEPETRYLLEVNAVPGWRGLQSVTNVNVAALVIEYLEQKRNNAGVSQP, from the coding sequence GTGCGGATTGCCATTCTGGGAAATCAGGGAAGCTGGTACTGCCGTGAACTTCAGCAGGCTGCGGAAGCACGCGGGCATTTGTCCTGCACACTCGAATTCCACGATCTCGCAGCCTGGCTCCCTGGTCTTTCTGCAGAGCAGTTCAACAGCTATGACGCAGATGAGTGTCAGATTGATCTCAATCAGTTTGATGCCCTGATCATTCGCACGATGCCTCCCGGCTCGCTGGAACAGGTTATCTTTCGCATGGATCTGCTGGGGCGTCTGGAACAGGCAGGCGTAACCGTATTCAACACTCCCCGGGCCATAGAGTGCGCAGTCGATAAATATCTGACAACTTCCCGCCTGTCGGCATCAGGACTGCCTGTTCCTGCGACCGCTGTCTGTGAATCCTCAGCAGCGGCAATGCAGCGGTTCGAAGATCTGGGGGGAGACGTCGTCGTCAAACCGCTGTTTGGTTCTGAAGGACGTGGCATCTTCCGGATCAGCGATCCCGATCTTGCTTATCGCTCATTTCGCACGCTCGAGCGCACGCAGGCTGTCATCTATCTGCAGCGTTACATTCCCCACCCGGGCTACGACCTGCGAATTCTGATTCTCAATGGTTCCGTCGTTGGAGCAATCCGCAGACATAATCAGACTGATTTTCGAACCAATATTTCCCGCCAGGGACGAGCGGAAGCTTACTCGCCGACTGAGTTTGAAGTTCAACTGGCGTTGCGGGCCTGCGAACTGACCCAGGCCGAATTCGCGGGCGTTGATCTGTTGACTCCCGTCGATGAACCTGAGACCCGTTATCTGCTCGAAGTCAATGCGGTACCAGGCTGGAGAGGACTGCAATCAGTCACAAATGTGAATGTGGCTGCACTGGTGATTGAATATCTGGAACAGAAACGAAACAATGCAGGTGTAAGCCAGCCCTGA
- a CDS encoding inositol monophosphatase family protein, with translation MELNPLLDALQAHLPEILRWSGAIAKRLRNFNIAVENKSSGSALTDALTLADLTLQELIVAALRDRDPIFRECRIEAEEKTGDLNRFSEDSPYVLSIDPIDGTKQYRDKTANGYCVMVHLRDSETVHYSLVYIPETGEQGTWVEAVHKKVICGPDDLSRPAREVLDAMPGIDPQTRPDSPRIYLIGFQDKDTSNAQLVTETGLEGVPPDEMPGSIYDHLATGAFGGSLIHTPNVYDFPVSLHIARILGGDAVWVHNGEPVNFHEHWLDERADMLRLPGITACSANPETLKTLCELAKDWSQVRYQD, from the coding sequence ATGGAACTCAATCCTCTGCTCGACGCATTACAGGCCCATCTCCCCGAGATCCTCCGCTGGTCCGGTGCGATCGCGAAGCGGCTGCGAAATTTCAATATCGCTGTCGAGAATAAATCATCGGGCAGCGCCCTCACTGACGCCCTGACTCTGGCTGATCTGACATTGCAGGAATTGATTGTCGCTGCCTTACGCGATCGCGATCCCATTTTTCGTGAGTGCCGCATCGAAGCCGAAGAGAAAACCGGCGACCTGAATCGCTTCTCAGAGGACTCTCCCTATGTACTCTCGATCGATCCGATTGATGGCACTAAACAGTATCGTGATAAAACAGCCAACGGTTACTGTGTCATGGTTCATCTGCGCGATAGTGAAACGGTCCATTATTCGCTGGTTTATATTCCGGAAACCGGAGAACAGGGCACCTGGGTAGAAGCAGTACACAAAAAAGTGATTTGTGGTCCAGATGACCTGAGCCGTCCCGCCCGGGAAGTACTGGATGCGATGCCTGGCATTGATCCTCAGACACGCCCCGATTCACCACGCATCTACCTGATCGGCTTCCAGGATAAAGATACATCGAATGCCCAACTGGTGACGGAAACCGGGCTGGAGGGAGTCCCACCGGATGAAATGCCGGGCAGTATCTATGACCACCTGGCAACTGGAGCCTTTGGCGGTTCGCTGATCCATACCCCGAATGTCTACGACTTTCCAGTCTCACTGCACATCGCCCGCATCCTGGGTGGCGATGCGGTGTGGGTACACAATGGCGAGCCGGTTAACTTTCACGAGCACTGGCTCGACGAACGGGCAGACATGCTGCGTCTGCCCGGTATCACGGCCTGTAGCGCCAATCCAGAGACGTTAAAAACACTCTGTGAGCTGGCAAAAGACTGGAGCCAGGTCCGTTATCAGGACTGA
- a CDS encoding class I SAM-dependent methyltransferase produces MAPLSSPQKNNPKRQRLKQSIRSLIEFRGASELDQNQFQSTARKLYDGPAGAVLYLASKLSLHDPLVGRILKTRRFDVTEFRNILDIGAGAGQILGHLLRETHPDARLVACDLSHQMLKRARNRMGSPRPDYLSADLTCLPFQDESFDCVTCGWVLEYLTDPRHGLSEIHRVLQPGGSLFLMATEDRLSGMLNSATWKCKTYNRIELQQAFEETGLPWKEQHWFTPIHQFLKLGGIIVEATKPLEVVEELSADAVSTTTQS; encoded by the coding sequence ATGGCTCCATTAAGTTCTCCCCAAAAAAATAATCCAAAGCGGCAACGCCTCAAACAATCGATTCGCTCACTGATCGAATTTCGCGGCGCGTCCGAACTGGATCAGAACCAGTTTCAGTCGACCGCTCGGAAATTATATGACGGTCCGGCAGGAGCAGTGCTCTATCTGGCCAGTAAGCTGTCACTGCATGATCCCCTGGTAGGGCGGATTCTCAAAACTCGTCGTTTCGATGTGACCGAGTTTCGGAATATCCTGGATATTGGTGCTGGGGCTGGCCAGATTTTGGGACATTTACTTCGTGAAACACATCCCGATGCAAGACTGGTGGCCTGCGACCTTTCCCATCAGATGCTGAAGCGGGCGCGCAACCGTATGGGGAGTCCACGTCCGGATTATCTTTCAGCAGATTTGACCTGTCTGCCATTTCAGGATGAATCTTTTGATTGCGTTACCTGTGGCTGGGTGCTGGAATACTTGACGGATCCCCGCCATGGCCTGTCAGAAATTCACCGTGTTCTGCAGCCTGGTGGCAGCCTGTTTCTGATGGCCACCGAAGATCGTCTGTCTGGTATGCTCAACAGCGCGACCTGGAAGTGCAAAACCTATAATAGAATTGAGCTTCAGCAGGCCTTCGAAGAGACGGGGCTGCCCTGGAAAGAGCAGCACTGGTTTACACCGATCCATCAGTTCCTGAAGCTGGGCGGAATTATTGTCGAAGCGACTAAGCCGCTGGAAGTAGTTGAAGAACTTTCAGCAGATGCCGTTTCTACGACAACTCAGTCCTGA
- a CDS encoding arsenate reductase/protein-tyrosine-phosphatase family protein, which produces MTERINLKQTDDIRDVIHLAVQYLAKGELVAFPTATAYVIAGQALSPDGMQKLKHLAGNEDPLVLCVKDFDEAQDYLPEMPPIARKLSKRCWPGPIVLELDRPGPDTLFSELPGEVQQQICPAERIRLRAPAHEIIFQTMRLSPSPLVLLNEDARFQTADAVTEAFGDQIALVIDDGPSRFGDQSTLVSIKDNQWSILQPGVVTDTTLKRLSSEIYLFVCTGNTCRSPMAEGLFRKLLSDKLGCQEDELSDRGYIVASAGLAAAMGAPPSPEGVSILAEQGIDIQAHESQPLTERLLDQSDHLYTMTQGHRSAILAERPDLAETVRLLSPNGKDISDPIGGGYQCYVDCKQEIENCLKTIVTQLHLPE; this is translated from the coding sequence ATGACCGAACGGATCAATTTAAAACAGACTGACGATATCCGTGATGTGATCCATCTGGCAGTCCAGTACCTGGCTAAAGGCGAATTAGTTGCATTTCCAACGGCAACTGCTTACGTGATTGCAGGACAGGCTTTGAGTCCGGATGGCATGCAAAAACTCAAACATCTTGCCGGGAATGAAGATCCGCTGGTGCTCTGTGTCAAAGATTTTGATGAAGCACAGGATTATCTCCCGGAAATGCCTCCGATTGCTCGCAAACTCTCAAAACGCTGCTGGCCCGGTCCGATCGTACTGGAACTCGATCGCCCCGGTCCTGACACGCTGTTCTCTGAGTTGCCTGGTGAAGTACAGCAGCAGATCTGCCCTGCAGAGCGTATCCGACTGCGTGCCCCGGCACATGAGATTATTTTTCAGACCATGCGGCTCTCTCCTTCACCACTGGTTCTACTGAATGAAGACGCTCGTTTTCAGACAGCAGACGCCGTGACGGAGGCGTTCGGAGACCAGATCGCTTTGGTTATTGATGATGGCCCATCCCGCTTCGGAGATCAGTCTACCCTGGTCTCCATCAAGGACAATCAATGGAGCATTCTCCAACCAGGCGTCGTCACAGATACAACACTGAAGCGACTTTCCAGTGAAATCTACCTGTTTGTCTGCACAGGAAACACCTGCCGCAGCCCGATGGCTGAAGGCCTGTTCCGAAAACTGCTCTCCGATAAACTGGGCTGTCAGGAAGATGAACTGTCGGACCGTGGCTATATTGTGGCCTCAGCAGGACTCGCAGCTGCAATGGGAGCCCCTCCCAGCCCCGAAGGCGTCTCGATTCTGGCTGAACAGGGCATTGATATTCAGGCTCATGAAAGTCAACCACTGACCGAACGCCTACTTGACCAGTCCGATCATCTTTATACGATGACACAAGGACATCGATCCGCGATTCTCGCGGAACGCCCCGATCTGGCAGAAACCGTCAGATTGCTCTCACCCAATGGGAAAGATATCTCAGACCCGATCGGTGGAGGCTATCAGTGCTACGTAGACTGTAAACAAGAAATAGAGAACTGTTTAAAGACGATTGTCACTCAACTCCATCTCCCTGAGTGA